A genomic segment from Mesotoga sp. UBA6090 encodes:
- a CDS encoding MFS transporter, producing the protein LLRLLGTLGAVNSVSYIVGPALGGILYGLFGIEIVFILNGASFIASAISEIFIRYQQTTEKSKVSVKSVFVDIAEGITFLRRIKGLMMILIFAMVSNFLSSPIFIVVFPFFARTVVGFSSQQYGFLQSGWVIGVLIGNVLLGTVLVKKRQGRLFAGGLAAETAINFCLAAFFFPYFTKLFGGASWLYFASLGVPILVMGVFNAFVNTPLQTLFHRIVPTSHRSRVFSVISILAQIATPLGSAIFGFAVDRFPVHYLVLASCIGNAVLTVVFLTKGMSKLFEEKRSENRN; encoded by the coding sequence CTTCTTCGCCTTCTTGGCACACTGGGAGCGGTGAACTCCGTTTCTTACATTGTGGGACCGGCTCTAGGGGGTATTCTTTATGGCCTGTTCGGAATTGAGATAGTCTTCATTCTTAACGGAGCGTCGTTCATAGCCTCAGCAATCAGCGAAATCTTCATCAGGTATCAGCAAACGACTGAAAAATCCAAGGTGTCAGTGAAGAGTGTTTTTGTCGATATCGCCGAGGGGATAACCTTTCTGAGAAGAATCAAGGGACTGATGATGATTCTGATTTTTGCTATGGTCTCCAATTTTCTCTCGTCTCCGATTTTCATAGTTGTCTTCCCATTTTTCGCTCGCACAGTGGTCGGCTTTTCCAGTCAGCAGTACGGCTTTCTTCAATCGGGTTGGGTAATTGGAGTTCTCATTGGGAATGTCTTGTTAGGAACGGTGCTTGTTAAGAAAAGACAGGGTCGTCTATTTGCAGGAGGTCTGGCCGCGGAAACAGCTATAAACTTCTGTCTGGCAGCTTTCTTTTTTCCGTACTTCACGAAGCTTTTCGGTGGGGCTTCATGGCTGTATTTTGCATCACTCGGAGTACCTATACTTGTTATGGGGGTGTTTAACGCCTTTGTGAACACGCCGCTTCAAACTTTGTTTCATCGTATAGTGCCAACAAGTCACAGATCAAGAGTGTTTTCTGTGATCTCAATTCTTGCACAGATTGCTACTCCCTTGGGTTCGGCCATCTTCGGATTTGCAGTTGACAGATTTCCCGTTCACTATCTTGTTCTAGCATCGTGTATCGGAAATGCCGTTCTTACCGTTGTCTTTCTCACAAAAGGTATGTCCAAGCTCTTCGAAGAAAAGCGAAGCGAAAACAGGAACTAA
- a CDS encoding peptidylprolyl isomerase, whose product MKKFLLILLAAFLSLTLIGAEYAVRITKGGEAVSSEFWITREEIEQAFGATVANAASQGITLDPYFDSYYIPSELGLKTMIIPYIVDQKLIDYYAWESNLIPSEEEIDAETDSMMEMYTSSPDMVEQIESIYGSMEAFRSEMRNYVSDALKAALVQEAIAPLNDDALAAYFDEFKTEIKNQFETIRARHILVTEEATATELMNRIESGEITFAEAALQYSIDSGTAANGGDLGSLQKGQTVPEFEEAILSAPIGQLYGPVGSEFGYHLIIVEERTEIDSLEDIMNSPSYNDFVSGYQNDTYSRWIESYIEENDFDYEILDNEFLFYNEYAEARATEESASEFFVEIAANIFGEKSSSEAPAIEYAAFIELSEMLGYTDSPDYETAIRNLFEVGEKRGVIVQKMYELDGEDPEVTAAYYNALLGELESTFMNQDLLQQQLSSYGQSFVDYVFSTIGEIESGLESMVNREIPDELKADILYILIRNNSLSLDLDYSPEWIEEKLSKRLSYFENLMEVDPSEEAQAEIDSILSELEQLAAEKETQNATD is encoded by the coding sequence TTGAAGAAGTTTCTACTAATACTTCTGGCAGCGTTTCTTTCGCTCACTCTGATCGGGGCTGAATATGCAGTCAGGATAACAAAAGGTGGAGAAGCAGTATCTAGTGAGTTCTGGATAACAAGAGAGGAAATTGAGCAGGCATTTGGCGCAACAGTGGCAAATGCTGCAAGTCAAGGAATCACACTTGATCCTTATTTTGACAGCTACTATATACCAAGTGAGCTTGGGTTGAAAACCATGATAATACCATATATCGTTGATCAGAAGCTAATAGATTACTATGCGTGGGAGAGCAATTTGATTCCATCTGAAGAGGAAATTGACGCTGAAACCGATTCGATGATGGAAATGTACACTTCAAGTCCCGACATGGTTGAGCAGATAGAGTCGATCTATGGTTCCATGGAAGCCTTCAGATCGGAAATGAGAAACTATGTTTCTGATGCTCTTAAAGCAGCGCTCGTTCAGGAGGCGATAGCCCCTTTAAATGATGACGCTCTGGCGGCATATTTTGATGAGTTCAAGACAGAGATAAAGAATCAGTTTGAGACTATAAGAGCCAGACACATTCTGGTTACTGAAGAGGCAACAGCAACTGAACTAATGAATAGAATCGAAAGCGGCGAAATCACCTTCGCAGAAGCCGCTTTGCAGTATTCGATTGATTCGGGAACGGCGGCTAATGGAGGAGATCTAGGATCACTTCAGAAGGGACAAACTGTCCCCGAATTTGAAGAAGCCATACTTTCCGCCCCTATAGGCCAGCTCTACGGTCCTGTTGGAAGCGAATTTGGATATCACTTGATAATTGTCGAAGAGAGAACGGAAATAGACAGTCTGGAAGACATTATGAATTCTCCGAGTTACAACGACTTTGTGTCAGGTTACCAGAACGATACTTATAGTCGCTGGATAGAGAGCTATATAGAAGAGAACGACTTCGATTATGAGATTCTGGATAATGAGTTCCTCTTCTACAATGAATATGCCGAAGCAAGAGCGACAGAAGAGTCTGCGAGCGAGTTCTTCGTCGAGATAGCGGCAAACATATTTGGCGAGAAGTCTTCATCTGAAGCGCCTGCTATAGAATATGCAGCATTCATCGAACTATCGGAAATGCTTGGTTACACTGACAGTCCAGACTATGAGACAGCAATAAGAAATCTCTTTGAAGTAGGTGAAAAGCGCGGTGTAATAGTGCAGAAGATGTACGAGCTTGATGGTGAAGACCCCGAGGTCACTGCAGCATACTACAACGCCTTGCTTGGGGAACTGGAAAGTACGTTCATGAACCAGGATCTTCTTCAGCAGCAGTTAAGCAGCTATGGACAAAGCTTTGTGGATTACGTATTCAGCACAATTGGAGAGATTGAATCCGGTCTGGAAAGTATGGTCAATAGAGAAATCCCTGATGAATTGAAGGCCGATATTCTTTACATTCTTATAAGGAACAACTCTCTTTCACTTGATCTTGATTACAGCCCTGAGTGGATAGAGGAAAAACTGAGCAAAAGGCTAAGCTACTTCGAGAATCTCATGGAAGTCGACCCCTCCGAAGAGGCACAGGCCGAGATAGATTCAATACTTTCAGAGTTAGAGCAGCTTGCAGCAGAAAAGGAAACACAGAACGCAACTGATTGA
- the lpdA gene encoding dihydrolipoyl dehydrogenase, translating to MLDAVVIGGGPGGYVCAIRIAQLGKRVALVEKEYLGGTCTNWGCIPTKAMLTSAHLYTEIANKSKRLGIEISGLDYDLKKIMSHMNRTITMSRKGIEHLLKKNEVDFFNDNAVIKDAKHVLLEQSGEILETNNIVIASGSEPSMFRPFSEVEGIWTSNDVFRLEEMPESLVIVGGGVIGVEFATFFSSFGVKTTLVELADHIMPSEDSDVADELRKSLTRQGVEIIEKTKVTEVEREECSFILNAEGEQELSLQAEKVLVAVGRRPNITEDIRDLSLKIERGIVTDSRMQTSVKGIYAIGDIRAGIMLAHVASYEGIVAAHNIAGDEMEMDYSAVPSIIFSSPEVASAGLREADIDDKQKVKIAKFPLSANGRARTVLENTGFVKVIADKESGKVLGMSIVSPSATELIMEGVVAVRNGLTVEDLENSIHPHPTLSETILGALEGIDGMSIHI from the coding sequence ATGCTTGACGCGGTTGTAATTGGTGGTGGGCCTGGAGGTTATGTATGTGCGATAAGAATAGCTCAGCTGGGAAAGAGAGTTGCGCTCGTTGAAAAGGAATATCTCGGTGGGACCTGCACAAACTGGGGCTGTATTCCAACGAAAGCGATGCTGACTTCAGCCCATTTGTACACTGAGATAGCTAATAAGTCCAAGAGACTTGGAATCGAGATATCCGGACTTGATTATGATCTGAAGAAAATCATGTCTCACATGAATAGAACGATCACAATGTCTAGAAAAGGGATTGAGCACCTATTGAAGAAAAACGAAGTTGATTTCTTCAATGACAACGCTGTGATAAAGGATGCGAAGCACGTCCTCTTAGAGCAGAGCGGGGAGATTCTGGAGACGAATAACATAGTTATCGCAAGTGGATCAGAACCCTCCATGTTTAGGCCTTTCAGTGAAGTCGAAGGAATCTGGACAAGCAATGACGTTTTTCGTTTGGAAGAAATGCCAGAAAGCCTCGTAATTGTTGGCGGGGGCGTTATAGGAGTTGAGTTTGCAACATTTTTCAGTTCATTCGGAGTTAAGACGACCTTAGTTGAGCTGGCAGATCACATAATGCCCTCTGAAGACAGCGACGTTGCTGACGAATTACGGAAGTCTTTGACCAGACAGGGAGTCGAGATAATAGAAAAGACTAAGGTCACTGAGGTGGAAAGAGAAGAATGTTCTTTTATCCTCAATGCAGAAGGTGAACAAGAGCTCTCTCTTCAGGCCGAGAAAGTGCTGGTTGCGGTGGGAAGAAGGCCGAACATCACTGAAGACATTAGGGATTTGAGTTTGAAGATTGAGAGAGGGATAGTTACTGACAGCAGAATGCAGACAAGCGTAAAAGGGATCTATGCCATTGGTGATATCAGAGCCGGGATCATGCTGGCTCACGTTGCAAGCTATGAGGGTATAGTGGCCGCCCACAATATTGCGGGCGATGAGATGGAAATGGATTACTCGGCTGTGCCTTCGATAATTTTCTCCAGCCCAGAAGTGGCGTCAGCTGGTTTGAGGGAGGCAGATATCGATGACAAACAGAAGGTAAAGATAGCGAAATTCCCCCTAAGTGCTAACGGAAGAGCAAGAACCGTCCTAGAGAACACGGGCTTTGTCAAGGTGATCGCAGACAAAGAGAGCGGTAAAGTTCTGGGAATGAGTATCGTTTCGCCTTCTGCGACCGAGCTCATCATGGAAGGGGTTGTAGCAGTAAGAAACGGCCTAACGGTGGAAGATCTCGAGAATTCGATTCACCCACATCCGACGCTTTCGGAAACAATATTGGGAGCGCTAGAAGGTATCGATGGAATGAGCATTCACATTTAG
- a CDS encoding sulfurtransferase TusA family protein, translating into MRGESCPIPDIQARKTLENMNPEEVLLVIVDYPLSGERIPVSIQKEGHEIIKKIADKYGDIKIYIRRRQNA; encoded by the coding sequence ATGAGAGGTGAATCTTGCCCGATTCCGGATATTCAAGCAAGAAAGACTCTGGAAAACATGAACCCCGAAGAAGTATTGCTTGTTATTGTAGATTACCCACTTTCGGGGGAGAGAATTCCTGTGTCTATTCAGAAAGAAGGCCATGAGATAATTAAAAAGATAGCTGATAAATACGGCGATATAAAGATTTACATAAGGAGGAGACAGAATGCTTGA
- a CDS encoding sulfurtransferase TusA family protein, whose protein sequence is MAKYEVTKSVDVRGEVCHVPDVETKRSLEKMKAGEILEVCIDYAMSMERIPEAVRAKGHEVLEIDEVGNSKWKIYIKVN, encoded by the coding sequence ATGGCGAAGTACGAAGTGACAAAATCGGTGGATGTTAGAGGCGAGGTTTGCCACGTACCAGATGTTGAGACAAAGCGTTCTCTTGAGAAGATGAAGGCTGGAGAGATACTTGAAGTCTGCATCGATTACGCTATGTCGATGGAAAGGATTCCCGAGGCAGTTAGGGCAAAGGGGCATGAAGTTTTGGAAATAGACGAAGTTGGTAACAGCAAGTGGAAAATATACATAAAAGTCAATTGA
- a CDS encoding cob(I)yrinic acid a,c-diamide adenosyltransferase, with translation MKRGYVQIYTGDGKGKTTAAIGLAVRAALAGEKVFIGQFIKGMKYSELSLPDYVDKIVIEQFGRKCFIKSSPERQDLEAARNGLARSREIIIGREFGVVVLDEIFIAHYYRLISTEDIRKLISAKSEETELVLTGRKAPTEIFDEADLVTEMREIKHYYSVGVQAREGIEF, from the coding sequence ATGAAAAGAGGATACGTTCAGATCTATACGGGTGATGGTAAAGGCAAGACCACTGCAGCAATCGGTCTTGCAGTAAGGGCAGCTCTTGCGGGAGAGAAGGTATTCATCGGCCAGTTTATCAAGGGCATGAAGTACAGTGAACTCTCATTACCAGATTACGTAGACAAAATTGTTATTGAGCAATTCGGAAGGAAATGCTTCATAAAGAGTAGCCCTGAAAGACAAGATCTTGAAGCGGCCCGAAACGGACTTGCAAGATCACGTGAGATTATTATTGGAAGAGAGTTTGGGGTTGTTGTATTAGACGAGATTTTCATCGCCCACTACTATAGATTGATATCTACCGAAGACATAAGGAAATTGATTTCTGCAAAATCTGAAGAGACAGAGCTTGTTTTGACTGGAAGAAAAGCACCTACAGAAATTTTCGATGAAGCAGATCTCGTCACCGAAATGAGAGAGATCAAACATTACTATTCAGTGGGAGTACAGGCGCGAGAGGGAATAGAATTTTAA
- a CDS encoding HAD family hydrolase, which translates to MRDREIDFQNLKALIFGMDGTLLDDNKEISDSFLEAIEKLKRREIRIAVFTGEDYIMARECLNIQDLEGPHALQSGASLIKGKDETIAKRWVDGNISSFVFELVPAVGCDVLVRTDSPGVSDWFHVGHFTVNPYLFFLQSKKYRITVLDNLSQVINKRRLLQLDATGDFGVLTRVLA; encoded by the coding sequence TTGAGAGACCGAGAGATAGACTTCCAGAACCTCAAGGCCTTGATTTTTGGTATGGACGGTACTTTGCTGGATGACAACAAGGAGATTTCAGATAGTTTTCTCGAGGCAATTGAGAAGCTCAAGAGAAGAGAGATAAGGATTGCAGTTTTCACTGGAGAAGACTATATAATGGCACGTGAATGCCTCAACATTCAAGATCTTGAAGGGCCCCACGCCCTTCAGAGTGGAGCTTCCCTCATAAAAGGGAAAGATGAGACGATTGCGAAACGTTGGGTTGATGGAAACATTTCATCTTTCGTGTTTGAACTGGTACCTGCTGTGGGCTGTGATGTTCTTGTAAGGACAGATTCTCCAGGTGTTTCTGATTGGTTTCATGTGGGCCATTTTACGGTCAACCCATATCTCTTTTTTCTTCAGAGTAAAAAATACAGAATTACAGTATTAGACAACCTTTCCCAGGTAATAAACAAAAGAAGACTTCTTCAGTTGGATGCGACGGGAGACTTCGGTGTTCTGACACGCGTTTTGGCCTAG
- a CDS encoding HD domain-containing phosphohydrolase, whose amino-acid sequence MSLDESTDFNLDLIDEAVMMVDNTGRICFQNLSSRRYFGDVVGKEYEILFGSSDMFIDDVGAVWSISSYFDRNRFRDVKILKKANSINIESLIKKEKPGRSTDIFEESQKNPDGYSLSATRIHHFETDSELNRLFRKAFEEQFIGAAIFSVDRTCERITPLAKNLAFELNRLARLPVVEGLALERPISKADHLYLQALKRVARTGRQETIVLSEEAYHEEVCIRPISSRELVSIHREITAEINTRIELATAKSIIDTVDQAVICTDEKGMIILSNRAAEKLFGRKRDQIIGREVFNFMEARCSRSEDRLITNGSRVDKRSVIVTRSDGSRVEVEALVTKIDGSQSGGPGARTVYSFAESDFHHVLPESTERTIKSLIDTLSTVVEVRDPYTAGHQRRVSKLATAIATEMGLNSDQIDTVREGALLHDIGKISVPTEILSKPGRLTENEWFLIQSHSEAGFKMLERIELPWPVSSIVRQHHERLDGSGYPQGLRGKEIPFETRIVTVADVFEAIVSHRPYRPAHETSAAITELTEGTGKLYDPDVVDCCLSVVGSGFSLD is encoded by the coding sequence TTGTCATTAGATGAATCAACAGACTTTAATCTCGACCTTATTGATGAAGCGGTCATGATGGTTGATAACACTGGAAGAATTTGCTTTCAGAATCTTTCTTCAAGAAGATACTTCGGAGATGTCGTAGGCAAAGAGTACGAGATTCTCTTCGGTTCTAGCGATATGTTTATCGATGATGTCGGCGCTGTATGGAGCATCTCCTCATATTTCGACAGAAACAGATTCCGTGATGTAAAGATCTTGAAGAAGGCAAATAGCATCAACATCGAGTCTTTGATTAAAAAGGAGAAGCCGGGAAGATCAACCGATATCTTTGAAGAGAGTCAGAAGAATCCAGATGGCTATTCATTATCTGCAACCCGAATTCACCATTTTGAGACTGACAGCGAACTCAACAGGCTATTCAGAAAAGCCTTTGAAGAACAATTCATAGGAGCAGCGATTTTTTCTGTAGACAGAACGTGCGAAAGAATAACTCCCTTAGCGAAGAATCTCGCTTTTGAACTTAACCGACTGGCGCGACTCCCCGTCGTAGAAGGTCTGGCTCTGGAGAGACCCATTAGCAAGGCCGATCATCTGTATTTGCAGGCATTGAAAAGAGTTGCGCGAACAGGGAGGCAAGAGACAATTGTGCTTTCTGAGGAAGCCTATCACGAAGAAGTCTGCATAAGACCGATTTCCAGCAGAGAGTTAGTAAGTATCCACAGAGAGATTACGGCCGAGATCAATACCCGAATTGAATTAGCAACTGCAAAAAGCATAATCGATACAGTTGATCAGGCAGTGATTTGCACAGATGAAAAAGGGATGATCATCCTTTCCAACAGAGCCGCCGAGAAGCTGTTCGGAAGAAAGAGAGATCAGATTATTGGGAGAGAAGTTTTCAACTTCATGGAAGCTAGATGTAGTCGAAGTGAGGATAGACTTATCACTAATGGGAGTCGAGTTGATAAACGGTCAGTGATCGTCACCCGGAGTGATGGATCACGAGTAGAGGTCGAAGCCCTGGTGACGAAGATTGACGGCTCCCAATCTGGAGGACCGGGAGCAAGAACCGTTTATTCCTTTGCAGAATCCGATTTTCATCATGTTCTTCCTGAATCGACTGAGAGAACTATTAAAAGCCTCATTGATACTCTCTCAACAGTGGTCGAGGTTAGAGATCCATACACTGCCGGTCATCAACGAAGGGTAAGCAAACTTGCTACGGCAATCGCTACCGAAATGGGGCTCAACTCGGATCAAATAGATACTGTGCGAGAGGGCGCACTTCTCCACGATATTGGTAAGATTTCTGTGCCCACTGAAATACTAAGCAAACCGGGGCGACTTACGGAAAATGAATGGTTCCTCATTCAAAGCCATAGCGAAGCAGGTTTCAAGATGTTGGAAAGAATCGAACTACCGTGGCCAGTATCTAGCATCGTACGGCAGCACCATGAAAGGCTTGACGGTTCCGGATATCCCCAGGGGCTGAGGGGTAAAGAAATTCCTTTTGAAACGAGAATTGTAACCGTCGCCGATGTGTTTGAAGCGATTGTATCTCACCGGCCATACAGGCCTGCACATGAAACTTCAGCAGCGATTACGGAACTTACTGAAGGGACGGGCAAACTCTACGACCCTGACGTTGTTGATTGCTGTCTATCTGTAGTGGGGAGCGGATTCTCCCTGGATTAG
- the corA gene encoding magnesium/cobalt transporter CorA codes for MNQKGLFKKRKPPLGSVPGSLNIDEKAPFPEIKLIEFDGNYLREEILENLEELKSIVFERGKVHWVDVQGLGDETLIRKLGDIFSLHPLALEDVTNVPQIPKVDEYENCIFICLPMLRMDETGLVTEQVSVFVGETFVLTFQERYGDVLDPVRKRIRRNAQMRNMSNDYTAYAIVDTIVDNYFPVLQELGNDLENLEDELVETAAREKLKELYILKHRLAHLKRLLWPTRDAIGRISRDGSKYFGDQTSLYLRDVYDHVMQSIDMLDLSRELASELMNLYLSSTSNRMNEIMKVLTVISTIFIPLSFMAGLYGMNFHYMPELSVKWAYPAVLIAMAIVVLIMLFFIHKKGWFRK; via the coding sequence ATGAATCAGAAGGGTCTTTTCAAAAAGAGGAAGCCACCGCTTGGTTCAGTACCTGGAAGTCTCAATATTGACGAAAAGGCACCCTTTCCGGAGATCAAGCTTATCGAATTCGACGGAAACTATCTTAGAGAAGAAATCCTTGAGAATTTGGAAGAACTGAAGTCAATAGTTTTCGAGAGAGGAAAGGTTCACTGGGTTGACGTTCAAGGATTGGGAGACGAAACGCTAATTCGAAAACTTGGCGACATCTTTTCTCTTCATCCTCTGGCTCTTGAAGATGTTACGAATGTCCCGCAGATCCCTAAGGTTGATGAATATGAGAACTGTATCTTTATCTGCCTGCCTATGTTGCGAATGGATGAGACCGGTCTTGTCACAGAGCAAGTCAGTGTCTTTGTCGGAGAGACTTTCGTGCTTACTTTCCAGGAAAGATACGGAGATGTTCTAGACCCTGTTAGGAAAAGGATACGGAGGAACGCTCAGATGAGAAATATGAGCAACGATTACACGGCCTACGCCATAGTTGATACTATCGTTGATAACTACTTTCCTGTATTGCAGGAACTGGGCAACGATCTTGAGAACCTTGAAGATGAGCTCGTGGAAACAGCAGCCAGGGAAAAACTCAAGGAGTTATACATACTGAAGCATAGACTGGCTCATCTAAAGAGGCTTCTTTGGCCTACCAGGGACGCGATTGGGCGTATTTCAAGAGACGGAAGCAAGTACTTTGGAGACCAGACTTCGCTTTATCTCAGAGATGTATATGACCACGTAATGCAGTCGATAGATATGCTTGATCTGAGTCGAGAACTTGCGTCTGAGCTGATGAACCTGTACCTTTCTTCGACCAGTAACAGAATGAACGAGATAATGAAAGTACTGACAGTTATCTCTACAATCTTCATTCCCCTGTCATTCATGGCCGGCCTCTACGGAATGAATTTTCATTATATGCCGGAGCTCTCTGTAAAGTGGGCTTACCCAGCAGTCTTGATTGCAATGGCAATAGTCGTTCTCATAATGTTGTTTTTCATCCACAAAAAGGGGTGGTTCAGGAAGTGA
- a CDS encoding transglutaminase-like domain-containing protein has protein sequence MRFDEIVRFMLFEYQETAQGFADFNTGLYPYFDPRSFLVEFQIEAERCRLPDKGYLRIWLHLPLHSPSEDDIDILKVSPLEALVRYPRLEVNIGYAFFEFDLASVVVNLEISIIFSFRHFRQQFDIDPVTVGEYDTESVLFREYTASFGNIYFDENSTSLAKSIVGEETNQYLQAKKLYYYVVENFQYCFMAHSAIEADGIPESLYAYEHHFGDCGMQSVFFATLCRSIGIPARTRGGFQLFSGQLGSRFWAEFFLPNYGWVPVYTSAGQFANYAMNVTDDERKAFIDFFFGNQEPLRVSVQNSVDREPKEGPFDIQ, from the coding sequence GTGCGGTTCGATGAAATAGTCAGATTTATGCTTTTCGAGTACCAAGAAACAGCCCAGGGATTTGCAGACTTCAATACTGGATTGTACCCATATTTCGATCCTAGAAGTTTCTTGGTTGAATTCCAAATCGAGGCTGAAAGATGTAGACTTCCAGACAAGGGCTACCTAAGAATCTGGCTCCATCTTCCGCTGCACAGCCCAAGCGAGGATGACATTGATATCCTGAAGGTATCCCCACTCGAAGCACTGGTGCGTTATCCCAGACTCGAAGTGAATATCGGATACGCTTTTTTCGAATTTGATCTTGCTTCTGTAGTAGTGAATTTGGAAATATCAATAATATTCTCTTTCAGACACTTCAGACAGCAGTTCGACATCGATCCTGTGACTGTCGGAGAATACGATACTGAAAGCGTTCTTTTCAGAGAATATACAGCATCTTTCGGCAATATCTATTTCGACGAGAATTCCACAAGTCTTGCAAAGTCGATTGTGGGAGAAGAGACAAATCAGTACTTGCAGGCGAAGAAACTCTATTACTACGTTGTAGAAAATTTCCAGTACTGTTTCATGGCACATTCGGCAATTGAGGCAGACGGAATTCCGGAAAGCCTCTATGCTTATGAGCATCACTTTGGCGATTGCGGGATGCAGTCAGTGTTTTTTGCAACTTTGTGCAGATCTATAGGTATCCCGGCAAGAACACGTGGCGGGTTTCAGCTTTTCTCAGGTCAGCTGGGTTCACGCTTCTGGGCCGAATTCTTTCTGCCAAATTATGGTTGGGTTCCCGTCTACACTTCTGCCGGACAGTTCGCGAACTACGCTATGAATGTGACCGATGATGAGCGGAAAGCATTCATTGACTTCTTTTTTGGAAATCAAGAACCTCTTAGGGTGAGTGTCCAGAATTCGGTAGATAGGGAACCGAAAGAAGGACCTTTTGATATCCAATAG